One segment of Paenibacillus rhizovicinus DNA contains the following:
- a CDS encoding GNAT family N-acetyltransferase gives MDDNMNILPLIGLISTGAESFVREALASQRVSIDFFENSALNHGIFCVAEHPECVIAYAAFRKYSDPDSLCEAMRERMRPYLHNADETREICFNVYGRNSEIIAFARELGFASDMEGYELKLERSEPSESSELSEHAPSAAELVERGFTSEMLESFIHLFERAYAALNEANGWPTDGFRSQPGSFLQRLHSREQAGQVRSFWLGGRLVGAYVIAGTHIRDLVIDPAYQNRGFGRILLNSCINRMSSVPGQETILLRVAKSNAGAKRFYERNRFTEQACFAEHTFRKGG, from the coding sequence GTGGATGACAATATGAACATCTTGCCATTGATTGGCTTAATTTCAACAGGTGCCGAAAGCTTCGTCAGAGAAGCGCTTGCCAGTCAGCGGGTCTCCATTGATTTTTTTGAGAATTCGGCGCTGAACCATGGTATATTCTGTGTGGCGGAACATCCGGAGTGCGTGATCGCATACGCTGCTTTTCGGAAGTACAGTGATCCGGATTCCTTATGCGAAGCGATGCGGGAACGAATGCGTCCGTACTTGCATAATGCCGATGAGACCAGAGAAATCTGCTTCAATGTCTATGGCAGAAACAGCGAAATCATCGCGTTCGCGAGAGAACTCGGGTTTGCATCGGATATGGAGGGCTACGAGCTGAAGCTCGAGCGGTCCGAACCGTCCGAATCGTCCGAACTGTCCGAGCACGCTCCATCCGCAGCGGAACTCGTGGAGCGCGGATTCACGTCGGAGATGCTGGAATCGTTCATTCATTTGTTCGAGAGGGCGTATGCGGCGTTAAATGAAGCGAACGGCTGGCCGACGGACGGGTTCCGAAGTCAGCCCGGATCCTTTCTGCAGCGTCTGCATAGCCGGGAACAGGCTGGACAGGTGCGATCCTTTTGGCTGGGAGGTCGGCTAGTCGGCGCTTATGTGATCGCAGGCACGCATATTCGTGATTTGGTCATCGATCCCGCCTATCAGAACCGCGGGTTTGGAAGGATTTTGTTGAACAGTTGCATCAACCGCATGAGCAGCGTGCCGGGACAGGAGACGATTCTGCTGCGCGTGGCCAAGTCGAATGCCGGGGCCAAGCGATTTTATGAGCGGAACCGTTTCACCGAACAGGCATGCTTTGCTGAACATACATTTCGGAAGGGAGGATGA
- a CDS encoding dienelactone hydrolase family protein, whose protein sequence is MWNPDQYLQHLYDSVKPAESFKARTTEEWKAWQERLRERFVALLGVPEGRQELAPVLLESVDCGSYTRQRVSIHTFGPLTMPVYVLIPKEYDRNRGAVIALHGHGYGSRDLVGLNPDGSDKTGEAGYQRNFALELVRRGHLTIVPELLGFGDRKLAADADKGDSCYRLSTNLLAMGQTMAGHRVFETLRCVDYVLARGDAAPDRIGCMGISGGGLVAGFAAAIDERLAATVVSGFANTFQASILSIFHCIDNFIPGLSQLAEMPDVLGLIAPRPLLIEAGTKDPIFPLHAVDEAYDQLQAIYGLLDSESLLAYDRFEGDHMISGKLAYDWFASLWPAREA, encoded by the coding sequence ATGTGGAATCCAGATCAGTATCTTCAGCATCTATATGACAGCGTGAAGCCGGCCGAGAGTTTCAAGGCCCGGACAACGGAAGAGTGGAAAGCTTGGCAGGAACGGCTGCGGGAGCGGTTCGTTGCCTTGCTCGGCGTTCCCGAAGGGCGGCAGGAGCTGGCTCCTGTGCTGCTCGAATCCGTGGACTGCGGCAGTTATACGCGGCAGCGCGTAAGCATTCATACGTTCGGGCCGCTTACGATGCCGGTGTATGTCTTAATTCCGAAGGAATACGATCGGAATCGCGGGGCGGTCATTGCGCTTCACGGACATGGCTACGGCAGCCGCGACCTCGTCGGTTTGAACCCGGACGGCTCGGACAAGACCGGGGAAGCGGGGTATCAGCGGAATTTCGCCCTCGAGCTCGTTCGGCGCGGACATCTGACGATCGTACCCGAGCTGCTCGGATTCGGAGACCGCAAGCTGGCGGCGGATGCGGATAAAGGGGACTCTTGTTACCGATTGTCCACCAATCTGCTGGCGATGGGGCAGACGATGGCCGGCCATCGCGTGTTCGAGACGCTGCGCTGCGTGGATTACGTGCTCGCGCGCGGGGATGCGGCGCCGGATCGGATCGGCTGCATGGGCATTTCGGGCGGAGGCCTGGTAGCCGGGTTCGCCGCGGCGATCGATGAACGGTTGGCGGCCACCGTCGTCAGCGGGTTCGCGAATACGTTCCAAGCGAGCATCTTGTCCATCTTCCATTGCATCGATAACTTTATTCCGGGCCTGTCGCAGCTTGCGGAAATGCCCGACGTGCTCGGCTTGATCGCGCCAAGGCCGCTGCTGATCGAGGCGGGGACGAAGGATCCGATCTTCCCGCTGCACGCGGTCGATGAGGCTTATGATCAACTCCAGGCTATCTATGGCCTGCTTGATTCCGAATCGCTGCTCGCATACGACCGCTTTGAAGGCGATCACATGATTTCAGGCAAGCTGGCTTACGACTGGTTCGCAAGCCTCTGGCCTGCTCGGGAGGCATAA
- a CDS encoding VOC family protein, translating to MNVHRLRPFVPSGADYALAQRFFEELGFEKRYADESISVFRIGEQEFYLQNFDDQAFQNQFMLELAVDDLDGWWARIQAMVQGGAYNMKAKEPTRYPWGKREVHLIDPSGVCWHLSETP from the coding sequence ATGAACGTCCATCGACTGAGGCCTTTCGTGCCGTCGGGTGCGGATTATGCGCTCGCGCAGCGCTTTTTCGAAGAATTGGGTTTTGAGAAACGGTACGCCGACGAGTCGATCAGCGTGTTCCGGATCGGCGAACAGGAATTTTACCTGCAGAATTTTGATGATCAGGCTTTTCAAAATCAATTCATGCTAGAGCTGGCCGTTGACGATCTGGACGGCTGGTGGGCTCGCATTCAAGCGATGGTGCAAGGCGGAGCCTACAATATGAAGGCGAAGGAGCCGACGCGTTATCCCTGGGGCAAACGCGAGGTGCATCTGATTGATCCGTCCGGGGTGTGCTGGCATCTGTCGGAAACGCCGTGA
- a CDS encoding helix-turn-helix domain-containing protein: protein MIQILSVHFDHYIPHWRTQPEAIGYNVMVLVTEGKVRYQINGEDIVAEQGDFLYIPQSTHRCGENLPGSPHQKYTVLFTFEPGRNTGIPFLDQRRFLRFRLANFQYAQRRFERLYEEMRGSESFRSVICLGIAQELLGILSRELEKPEMTPIKMQYAQIVRHYVLEHYREPIEIEQLARLIHRSPNYTTALFKEVFGHPPIRYMHQLRVLEACNLLLNSDMTIAGISQYLGYYDSSYFFRIFKKYSAMTPAEFVARGRQSELNPIFS from the coding sequence ATGATTCAGATCCTAAGTGTACATTTCGATCATTATATCCCCCATTGGCGCACGCAGCCGGAAGCAATCGGGTACAACGTCATGGTTCTCGTCACAGAAGGCAAAGTACGCTACCAGATCAACGGCGAAGACATCGTCGCGGAGCAAGGGGACTTTCTGTACATCCCGCAATCCACGCATCGCTGCGGCGAGAATCTGCCCGGCTCCCCGCATCAGAAATATACCGTCCTGTTCACCTTCGAGCCAGGCAGGAATACCGGCATCCCGTTTCTCGACCAACGGCGGTTCCTGCGGTTCCGGCTCGCGAACTTCCAATATGCCCAGCGGCGGTTCGAACGCCTCTACGAAGAAATGCGCGGCAGCGAAAGCTTCCGTTCCGTCATCTGTCTCGGCATCGCGCAGGAGCTCCTCGGCATTCTGTCACGCGAGCTGGAGAAACCGGAGATGACGCCGATCAAGATGCAATACGCTCAGATCGTGCGGCATTACGTGCTGGAGCACTACCGCGAGCCGATCGAGATCGAGCAGCTCGCCAGGCTGATCCATCGTTCGCCGAATTACACGACCGCCTTGTTCAAGGAAGTATTCGGCCATCCGCCTATCCGGTACATGCATCAACTGCGGGTGCTCGAGGCCTGCAATCTGCTGCTCAATTCCGACATGACCATCGCGGGCATCTCGCAATATTTGGGCTATTACGACTCCTCCTACTTCTTCCGGATCTTCAAGAAATACAGCGCCATGACCCCTGCGGAATTCGTCGCCCGCGGCCGTCAATCGGAGCTGAATCCGATTTTTTCATGA
- a CDS encoding sulfatase family protein, producing MRVLLLDLDSTRPDHLGCYGYGRNTSPNIDRIAAEGVRFDNYYTSDAPCFPSRTAMMTGQFGIHNGVVGHGGTAADVRHEGAGRQFRDRLASESFPALFRQAGMKTSLISPFGERHSAWTFYAGFNEIHNTGQGGMESGETVTPVVLDWIERNAERDDWMLYVNYWDPHTPYRAPASFGNPFENEPLPAWITEDVLEGHMRKVGPHSASEINMYDSETTPKYPRHPGEIRSMDGLRTMIDGYDCGIRFMDENIGAIFDLLERKGVMEELVIIITADHGENMGELGIYGEHGTADQGTCRIPMIIRWPGLQQGTVDRGLHYHLDLPPTVAELLGRVPAPSWDGNSYASVLKTGEESGRDYLVVSQCAHVCQRSVRFGDWLYIRTYHDGYHLFDKEMLYNLAEDPHEQHNVAKDRPDLCREAVYLLNEWHDDMMSTMPHDVDPLWTVIKEGGPYHAKGFLPQYAERLRQTGRGDAVEELIRRHPREMERQLNS from the coding sequence ATGAGAGTATTACTATTGGATTTGGATTCGACGCGGCCCGACCATCTAGGCTGCTACGGCTACGGCCGGAACACGTCGCCGAACATCGACCGGATCGCGGCCGAAGGCGTGCGCTTCGACAACTATTACACGTCGGATGCGCCTTGTTTTCCATCCCGTACGGCGATGATGACCGGCCAGTTCGGCATTCACAACGGCGTCGTGGGCCACGGCGGAACGGCTGCGGACGTCCGGCACGAAGGAGCGGGGCGCCAGTTCCGCGACCGGCTGGCATCCGAGAGCTTCCCGGCGCTTTTCCGGCAGGCGGGCATGAAGACGTCGCTCATCAGCCCGTTCGGCGAGCGGCATTCGGCATGGACGTTCTATGCGGGCTTCAACGAAATCCATAATACGGGGCAAGGCGGCATGGAATCGGGGGAGACGGTCACGCCCGTCGTGCTGGATTGGATCGAGCGCAACGCGGAGCGGGACGATTGGATGCTCTACGTCAACTATTGGGATCCGCATACGCCGTACCGGGCTCCGGCTTCCTTCGGCAATCCGTTCGAGAACGAGCCGCTGCCGGCCTGGATCACCGAGGATGTATTGGAAGGACATATGCGCAAAGTAGGGCCTCACAGCGCGAGCGAAATCAACATGTACGACAGCGAGACGACGCCGAAGTATCCGCGCCATCCCGGGGAAATTCGTTCCATGGACGGCTTGCGCACCATGATTGACGGGTACGATTGCGGTATCCGATTCATGGATGAGAATATCGGCGCCATTTTCGATCTGCTGGAGCGCAAAGGGGTGATGGAGGAGCTGGTCATCATCATCACGGCGGACCACGGCGAGAACATGGGCGAGCTGGGGATTTATGGCGAACACGGAACGGCGGATCAGGGCACCTGCCGCATTCCGATGATCATTCGCTGGCCGGGCCTGCAGCAGGGGACCGTCGACCGCGGCCTGCATTATCATCTCGATCTTCCGCCGACGGTCGCCGAACTGCTCGGCCGCGTTCCGGCTCCGAGCTGGGACGGAAACAGTTACGCGAGCGTGTTGAAGACCGGCGAGGAGAGCGGACGGGATTATCTCGTCGTCTCGCAATGCGCCCATGTCTGCCAGCGCAGCGTACGCTTCGGGGATTGGCTGTATATCCGCACCTACCACGACGGCTATCATCTGTTCGATAAGGAAATGCTGTACAATCTAGCCGAGGATCCGCATGAGCAGCATAATGTCGCGAAGGACAGGCCGGACCTGTGCCGCGAGGCCGTCTACCTGTTGAACGAGTGGCATGACGATATGATGTCGACGATGCCGCATGACGTCGATCCGCTATGGACGGTTATCAAAGAAGGCGGGCCTTATCATGCCAAAGGCTTCCTGCCTCAATACGCCGAACGGCTTCGCCAAACGGGGCGCGGAGATGCGGTGGAGGAACTGATCCGGCGCCATCCGCGAGAGATGGAACGGCAGTTGAACTCGTAG
- a CDS encoding transglutaminase-like domain-containing protein, translated as MTIRCESNVWEDYVAETEHVDFSHPAIQELSSLLYTASLDETDFVKHAYEYVRDRISHSWDIRSTRITCKASEVLRDQEGICYAKSNLLCALLRSKGIPAGFCYQRLTLGDTPDTGHCVHALNAVYLTSIGRWVRLDARGNKIGIDAQFSVSEEKLAFPVRPAYDEIDYPLIHSLPHPKTIEALQQHTNCITMCLNGLPSAL; from the coding sequence ATGACCATACGATGTGAATCGAACGTCTGGGAAGATTATGTAGCGGAAACCGAGCATGTTGATTTCAGTCACCCTGCAATTCAAGAATTATCATCACTCTTATATACCGCATCCTTAGATGAAACGGATTTCGTTAAGCATGCTTATGAATATGTTCGTGATCGAATATCGCATTCGTGGGATATACGGAGTACTCGAATTACCTGTAAAGCTTCGGAAGTGCTTCGCGATCAAGAAGGCATCTGTTACGCAAAATCAAACTTGCTGTGCGCTCTGTTAAGGAGCAAAGGAATTCCCGCGGGCTTTTGTTATCAACGGCTTACGTTGGGAGATACGCCGGATACGGGTCATTGCGTTCATGCGCTAAATGCCGTTTATCTAACCAGCATAGGAAGATGGGTACGCCTGGACGCACGCGGCAATAAGATCGGTATCGATGCGCAATTTTCGGTCTCGGAAGAGAAGCTGGCTTTTCCGGTACGGCCAGCATACGACGAAATCGACTATCCGCTCATCCATTCGCTGCCACATCCGAAAACGATCGAAGCGCTGCAGCAGCATACGAATTGTATCACCATGTGCTTGAATGGCTTGCCGTCGGCGCTGTAA
- a CDS encoding phytanoyl-CoA dioxygenase family protein, translating into MAAITKEQVEFFQQNGYVKLEGIVSKENCDRVIEAIWSCLGQDRSDPDNWYNPPQGVMNGDGMVELYHHQSMWDNRQLPDVYDAFAQLLNQQKLWVSIDRVNMKPPAKADKKHLDNSFIHWDTDTNNLPSPIPKGRRVQGVLYLADTAPDQGGFQCVPSIYRDLEAYLQRQPADRNPRVPDLTGYEVEVIPGKAGDLVIWDVLLAHGNGHNRNTIPRYAQYITMYPEGNEESRQQRVDMWRERKAPQRHSAFPGDPRNWEQTAFEGPPELTPLGRKLLGLDAWGEE; encoded by the coding sequence ATGGCGGCGATTACAAAGGAGCAGGTGGAGTTTTTCCAACAGAACGGCTACGTCAAGCTGGAAGGCATCGTGTCCAAAGAGAATTGCGACCGGGTGATCGAGGCGATTTGGTCTTGTCTCGGGCAGGATCGATCCGATCCCGATAACTGGTACAATCCGCCTCAAGGCGTTATGAACGGAGACGGCATGGTCGAATTGTATCATCACCAATCGATGTGGGATAACCGTCAGCTGCCCGACGTCTACGACGCCTTCGCGCAGCTGCTGAATCAGCAGAAGCTCTGGGTGAGCATCGACCGGGTCAATATGAAGCCGCCTGCGAAAGCGGATAAAAAGCACCTCGATAACAGCTTTATCCACTGGGATACGGATACGAACAACCTTCCTTCTCCTATTCCCAAAGGGCGGCGCGTGCAGGGCGTGCTCTATTTGGCCGATACGGCTCCGGACCAGGGCGGTTTTCAATGCGTACCCTCGATTTACCGGGATTTGGAGGCCTATCTCCAGAGGCAGCCGGCCGATCGCAATCCGCGCGTGCCGGATCTGACGGGCTACGAGGTCGAAGTCATTCCTGGCAAAGCCGGCGACTTGGTCATCTGGGACGTGCTGCTGGCGCACGGAAACGGGCATAACCGGAATACTATTCCTCGTTATGCGCAATACATTACGATGTATCCCGAGGGGAACGAGGAGTCGCGGCAGCAGCGCGTGGACATGTGGCGGGAACGCAAAGCGCCTCAACGTCACAGCGCCTTCCCTGGAGATCCTCGCAATTGGGAGCAGACCGCGTTTGAAGGACCGCCTGAATTGACTCCGCTGGGGCGCAAACTGCTCGGATTGGATGCATGGGGCGAGGAATAA
- a CDS encoding UDP-N-acetylmuramoyl-tripeptide--D-alanyl-D-alanine ligase, whose product MIKRTIHEIASMMEVMELTAMCDAPEMETVQGVSIDSRTLQAGNLFVPIVRIDDGHRYVKKAFEQGAAASLWQADHVPIPEDLPLIIVEDTLQALQRLAQAYRSQLNVKVIGITGSNGKTTVKDMVASILSTNYTVHKTHGNLNGEYGLPLSLLDVEETTEVVVLEMGMSHAGEMKVLSEIARPDVGVITMIGVSHLSNLGSRAGIALAKLEILEGLHPAGALIIHGDEPLLAQALAERNLPATLDVIRFGEASTNDYVPLTIEHHQTGFTVTMNKHNEAFSVPLLGGHNVWNVLAAIAVADRFQIPLQDMQAGLAHAEITGMRMERIAARRGFLMINDAWNASPVSMKAAIETVSNLDGFQRRVLVLGDMLELGEAEHAFHEELARSIDPSRIHVVYTIGNLSRILSDTLRDSDFTGEVEHFTAKEELVAACRRLLKPDDVLLVKGSRGLKLEEVCEALKQCD is encoded by the coding sequence GTGATCAAACGTACCATTCATGAGATCGCGTCCATGATGGAAGTCATGGAGCTAACCGCTATGTGCGATGCTCCCGAAATGGAGACCGTTCAGGGCGTTTCAATCGACTCAAGAACGCTGCAAGCCGGCAATTTGTTCGTTCCGATCGTCAGGATCGATGATGGTCATCGTTACGTGAAAAAGGCCTTCGAGCAAGGCGCGGCGGCATCGTTATGGCAAGCCGATCATGTTCCGATCCCCGAAGACCTGCCGCTCATCATCGTAGAGGACACCTTGCAGGCGCTGCAACGGCTTGCGCAAGCCTACCGAAGCCAATTGAACGTCAAAGTGATCGGGATAACGGGAAGCAATGGGAAGACGACGGTGAAAGATATGGTCGCTTCGATATTAAGCACGAACTATACCGTTCACAAAACGCACGGCAATCTAAATGGAGAGTATGGACTCCCTTTATCGTTATTGGACGTTGAAGAAACGACAGAAGTGGTTGTACTGGAGATGGGCATGAGTCATGCCGGCGAAATGAAGGTGCTGTCGGAGATCGCGAGACCCGACGTGGGCGTCATCACGATGATCGGCGTCTCGCACTTGTCGAATCTGGGATCCAGGGCTGGCATTGCGCTAGCCAAGCTGGAAATTCTGGAGGGCTTGCATCCTGCCGGTGCGCTGATTATTCATGGGGATGAGCCGTTACTCGCGCAAGCGCTCGCGGAGAGAAACCTGCCAGCGACGCTAGACGTTATTCGCTTCGGGGAAGCTTCAACCAACGATTACGTTCCATTAACCATTGAACATCATCAAACCGGCTTCACAGTAACAATGAACAAGCATAACGAGGCATTTTCGGTGCCTTTGCTGGGCGGTCATAATGTCTGGAATGTACTCGCTGCGATTGCCGTGGCAGACCGTTTTCAAATCCCCCTGCAGGATATGCAAGCCGGACTTGCTCATGCCGAAATCACGGGGATGAGAATGGAACGAATCGCCGCCCGGCGCGGATTCTTGATGATTAACGATGCCTGGAACGCGAGTCCGGTCTCGATGAAAGCAGCCATTGAGACGGTTTCGAATCTGGACGGTTTCCAGAGAAGGGTATTGGTTCTAGGCGACATGCTGGAATTGGGCGAGGCCGAGCATGCCTTTCATGAAGAACTGGCCAGAAGCATTGATCCTTCACGAATCCATGTCGTCTATACCATCGGCAATCTCAGCCGCATCCTATCGGATACGCTCCGCGATTCGGATTTCACAGGAGAAGTGGAGCATTTTACGGCCAAAGAAGAGCTCGTTGCCGCCTGCCGCCGCCTGTTGAAGCCGGATGATGTCCTGCTCGTGAAAGGGTCGCGGGGACTGAAGCTGGAAGAGGTTTGCGAGGCGTTGAAGCAGTGCGATTAA
- a CDS encoding helix-turn-helix transcriptional regulator: MKLQPDQPFTFGDEEGDFYIQQVRRTKPFGRMNHIHHTYEIYYLLSGERVHFIDRRTVSLTAGDLVLVNKGVVHNSSEIGSPEHERIVINFSDGFLGTGHPLHDPLLLAPFSQQACLYKLSSQERVFAEQLLGKMIAEAAQQRPGHEVYLRLLLTELLLFAARHPVDERPESPEQQNSLHQKITEIAAFIGGSYETKLTLPDLAKRFFVSPYYLSRSFKAVTGFTLIEYVNLTRVREAQRLLRETDLKIIAVAERTGFESAGHFDRMFKKLTGTTPLLYRKLNRM; this comes from the coding sequence ATGAAGCTGCAGCCGGACCAGCCTTTCACATTCGGCGACGAAGAAGGCGATTTCTACATCCAACAGGTGCGTCGGACGAAGCCGTTCGGGCGGATGAACCATATTCACCATACGTACGAAATCTATTATTTGCTGTCGGGCGAGCGAGTGCATTTCATCGATCGGCGGACCGTGTCCCTGACGGCGGGCGATCTCGTTCTCGTCAACAAAGGCGTCGTCCACAATTCCTCCGAAATCGGTTCCCCGGAGCATGAGCGGATCGTCATTAATTTCAGCGACGGCTTCCTCGGGACAGGCCATCCGCTGCACGACCCGCTGCTGCTGGCGCCTTTCTCGCAGCAGGCCTGCTTGTATAAGCTGAGCTCCCAAGAACGCGTCTTCGCGGAACAGCTGCTTGGCAAAATGATCGCGGAAGCTGCCCAGCAGCGTCCCGGCCATGAAGTGTACCTGCGCTTGCTGCTCACGGAGCTGCTGCTGTTCGCCGCGCGGCATCCCGTGGACGAGCGGCCGGAATCGCCCGAACAGCAAAATTCGCTGCATCAGAAAATCACCGAGATCGCCGCGTTCATCGGCGGCAGCTACGAAACGAAGCTCACGCTGCCCGATCTGGCAAAGCGGTTCTTCGTCAGCCCGTATTACTTGAGCCGCTCCTTCAAGGCGGTGACCGGGTTCACGCTGATCGAGTACGTCAACCTGACCCGCGTGCGCGAGGCGCAGCGGCTGCTTCGGGAGACGGACCTCAAGATCATCGCCGTCGCCGAGCGGACGGGCTTCGAAAGCGCGGGGCATTTCGACCGCATGTTCAAGAAGCTGACAGGAACGACACCGCTGCTGTATCGCAAGCTGAACCGGATGTAG
- the uxaC gene encoding glucuronate isomerase, translating to MKAFMNDDFMLHNETAKRLYREYAADMPIIDYHCHLSQQEIYENRTYANLTEVWLYGDHYKWRAMRANGIEEKYITGGEGVSDYDRFLAYARTVPMTIGNPLYHWSHLELRRLFGIEELINEQNAPVIWEKANAKLQGGGFAVQDFIRGAGVEVVCTTDDPADSLEHHQLLAAQESQLGFRVLPSFRPDKALEINRPAYLGYLEKLGESAGRKLASYDDLLHALDARARFFHAVGGRVSDHALDYVPWAETTHEEAALIYEKALLGEGVTLEEEKKYKTYTLLFLGRLYAELGWSMQYHINAHRSNNARRLASLGVDTGFDSIGDSPVAVPLVRLLDRLDADDQLPRTIVYSLNPTDNDVLAALIGSFQGGGIPGKIQLGAAWWFNDTKDGMLAQLKSLGNMGLLPRFVGMLTDSRSFLSYTRHEYFRRIFCNLLGEWVEQGEAPNDSELLREIVQGVSYNNAKAYFRF from the coding sequence ATGAAAGCGTTTATGAATGACGATTTTATGCTGCATAACGAGACTGCCAAACGGTTGTACCGCGAGTACGCGGCCGATATGCCGATCATTGATTATCACTGCCATCTGAGCCAGCAGGAGATTTACGAGAACCGAACCTACGCGAACCTGACGGAAGTCTGGCTGTACGGCGACCATTATAAATGGCGGGCGATGCGCGCGAACGGCATCGAAGAGAAGTACATCACCGGCGGGGAAGGCGTCAGCGACTACGACCGGTTCCTGGCATATGCGCGCACCGTGCCGATGACGATCGGCAATCCGCTATACCACTGGTCGCATCTGGAGCTGCGGCGGCTGTTCGGCATCGAGGAGCTGATCAACGAGCAGAACGCGCCGGTCATCTGGGAGAAAGCGAACGCCAAGCTGCAAGGCGGCGGCTTCGCCGTTCAAGACTTCATCCGCGGCGCGGGCGTGGAAGTCGTGTGCACGACGGACGATCCCGCGGATTCGCTGGAGCATCATCAGCTGCTCGCGGCGCAGGAGTCGCAGCTCGGCTTCCGCGTGCTGCCTTCCTTCCGCCCGGACAAGGCGCTTGAAATCAACCGCCCCGCGTATCTGGGCTACCTGGAGAAGCTAGGCGAGTCGGCGGGACGCAAGCTGGCGAGCTACGATGATTTGCTGCATGCGCTGGATGCGCGGGCGAGATTCTTCCATGCCGTCGGGGGGCGGGTATCCGACCACGCGCTGGATTACGTGCCTTGGGCCGAGACGACGCACGAGGAAGCGGCGCTTATCTATGAGAAGGCGCTGCTCGGCGAAGGCGTGACGCTGGAAGAAGAGAAGAAATACAAGACGTACACGCTGCTGTTCCTCGGACGGCTCTACGCGGAGCTGGGCTGGTCGATGCAGTACCATATCAATGCGCACCGAAGCAATAATGCGCGCCGTTTGGCCTCGCTCGGGGTAGATACCGGTTTCGATTCCATCGGCGACAGTCCGGTGGCCGTGCCGCTCGTGCGGCTGTTGGACCGGCTGGATGCGGACGACCAGCTGCCGCGGACGATCGTCTATTCGCTCAATCCGACGGATAACGATGTGCTCGCGGCGCTGATCGGCAGCTTCCAAGGCGGGGGCATTCCGGGCAAAATCCAACTCGGCGCCGCATGGTGGTTCAACGATACGAAGGACGGCATGCTGGCGCAGCTGAAATCGCTGGGCAACATGGGTCTGCTGCCTCGTTTCGTCGGCATGCTGACGGATTCCCGCAGCTTCCTGTCGTACACGCGGCATGAATATTTCCGCCGCATCTTCTGCAATCTGCTCGGCGAGTGGGTCGAGCAAGGCGAAGCGCCGAACGATTCGGAGCTGCTGCGGGAGATCGTGCAGGGCGTCAGCTATAACAACGCGAAGGCGTATTTCAGATTTTAA
- a CDS encoding autorepressor SdpR family transcription factor: protein MNDAFKALADPTRREILRLLRERSRSAGEIADHFHISKPSISHHLNLLKQAGLVLDERQGQSMIYSLHTTVVEDVIGWMFQILGKEGKAHDDEQ from the coding sequence ATGAATGACGCATTCAAAGCGCTGGCCGATCCGACGAGGCGGGAAATTTTACGGCTGCTGCGGGAACGGAGTAGGAGCGCCGGGGAAATCGCGGATCATTTTCACATAAGCAAGCCTAGCATTTCCCATCACCTCAATCTGCTGAAGCAGGCGGGGCTCGTACTGGATGAACGGCAGGGGCAGAGTATGATCTACTCGCTGCATACGACGGTCGTCGAAGACGTGATCGGCTGGATGTTTCAGATTCTCGGTAAAGAAGGGAAGGCGCATGACGATGAACAATAA
- a CDS encoding SdpI family protein, whose protein sequence is MTMNNKREILYLLLALSPAIGALLLYDQLPETMATHFGANNEVNGTMGKNTAILVLALLGFVPLLMRIRRSLDPKRANFASFTTAFEISRFGAALLLAAAGWMMVAYNLGYHIDIRKIILIAVGLLFAVMGNYMTQVRPNYMFGIRTPWTLANEEVWRKTHRFGGPVMMLGGLIALIAAFFDGSASVAVFIAAIVVASLIPVVYSYVLFARLKS, encoded by the coding sequence ATGACGATGAACAATAAACGCGAAATCCTCTATCTCTTGCTCGCCTTATCTCCCGCGATCGGCGCCTTGCTGTTATACGATCAACTGCCGGAGACAATGGCGACGCATTTCGGCGCGAATAATGAAGTGAATGGCACGATGGGCAAGAACACGGCGATTCTCGTATTGGCGCTGCTCGGCTTCGTGCCGCTGCTGATGCGCATCCGGCGCAGCCTGGACCCGAAGCGGGCGAACTTCGCCAGCTTTACGACGGCATTCGAGATCAGCCGTTTCGGCGCCGCACTGCTGCTTGCGGCGGCGGGATGGATGATGGTCGCCTACAATCTGGGGTATCACATCGATATTCGGAAAATCATTCTGATCGCCGTCGGCCTGCTGTTCGCTGTCATGGGCAATTACATGACGCAGGTCCGGCCCAATTACATGTTCGGTATTCGTACGCCTTGGACGCTGGCCAATGAAGAAGTGTGGCGCAAGACTCATCGCTTCGGCGGCCCGGTGATGATGCTCGGCGGGTTGATTGCGCTAATCGCGGCTTTCTTCGACGGCAGTGCTTCGGTCGCCGTGTTCATCGCCGCTATTGTCGTCGCTTCGCTCATTCCGGTCGTTTACTCGTATGTGCTTTTTGCCCGTCTGAAGAGCTAA